A genomic stretch from Thermodesulfovibrionales bacterium includes:
- a CDS encoding DUF4143 domain-containing protein, with product MVTNTSISKFLEISKDTVDKFSRYLEDCFLLSFVKRFSYKVKEIEKSPRKVYSIDTALSNVMGLSFSENIGRHTENLVYLHLLGQKLLIPEMEIFYFKEPRKGEIDFVIKAGKDILSHIQVCWDISDPNTKKEK from the coding sequence ATGGTTACAAATACATCTATTAGCAAATTTTTAGAGATTAGCAAGGATACGGTTGACAAATTTTCAAGATATCTGGAAGACTGCTTTTTACTGTCTTTTGTTAAAAGATTTTCATATAAAGTAAAGGAAATAGAAAAATCGCCAAGAAAGGTTTATTCAATTGATACAGCTCTTTCCAATGTTATGGGGCTTTCTTTTAGTGAAAACATTGGTAGACATACGGAAAATCTTGTATATCTTCATCTGCTTGGACAAAAGTTATTAATACCAGAAATGGAGATATTTTACTTCAAAGAACCGCGAAAAGGGGAGATAGATTTTGTAATAAAGGCAGGTAAAGATATTCTAAGTCATATTCAGGTTTGCTGGGATATTTCTGATCCCAATACAAAAAAAGAGAAATAA